Proteins from one Cryptomeria japonica chromosome 4, Sugi_1.0, whole genome shotgun sequence genomic window:
- the LOC131063526 gene encoding uncharacterized protein LOC131063526 — protein sequence MYILPTTNYFTKWVEAFPTKKANSEVVCDFLKDCILVHFGVPQKIVADNASYFSFEELTMFYYEHQITLSHSSDYFPQGNGLAESSNKNLVAIMKKLVDDNAQNWHKMLYEALWADRITPKRAIGMEPYELVYRIGAKVSLPLELVAVKLQTVIKDSFFQNALEKRVMYLTKLEEEREMLVGRITEHQNKVKKIFDMKA from the coding sequence ATGTATATTCTGCCAACAacaaattattttactaagtgggtggaggcttTTCCCACAAAGAAGGCAAATTCAGAGGTAGTatgtgattttctcaaagattgcattttAGTTCATTTTGGGGTTCCTCAGAAGATTGTcgcagataatgcatcatatttctcttttGAGGAATTGACCATGTTCTAttatgaacatcaaattactctttcacactcctcTGATTACTTCCCGCAAGGTAATGGGTTGGCAGAATCGAGCAACAAGAACCTGGTAGcaatcatgaagaagttagttgatgataatgccCAAAACTGGCATAAAATGttatatgaagccttatgggcagatagaattacCCCTAAAAGAGCAATTGGAATGGAACCTTATGAACTGGTGTACAggattggtgcaaaggtttctttacCTCTGGAATTGGTGGCAGTGAAGCTTCAAACTGTAATTAAGGACTCCTTTTTCCAAAATGCTCTAGAGAAGAGAGTCATGTATTTGACAAAGTTGGAAGAAGAAAGGGAGATGTTAGTGGGTAGAATTACTGAACATCAGAACAAGGTGAAGAAAATCTTTGATATGAAGGCTTGA